A window of Lepidochelys kempii isolate rLepKem1 chromosome 1, rLepKem1.hap2, whole genome shotgun sequence contains these coding sequences:
- the LOC140911843 gene encoding olfactory receptor 52R1-like isoform X2: MVFAKGNHASHPSTFILLGIPGLEAAHAWISIPFCTIYVIAVLGNFTILFIVKREPSLHGPMFYFLCMLAVTDLVLSTSTLPKMLSIFWFNSREIDFSACLTQMYFIHCFSVVGSGIFVAMALDRYVAICHPLRHSSILTNTVVAKIGLAVLLRGCILILPYPFMARQWPYCRTNIVPHTYCEHIAVVKLACTDIHVSSYYGLSMAFLLTGLDVFFITLSYTQILRAIFSLSRKDARLKTFGTCGSHLCVILASYIPALFSFLTHRFGHNVPLYFHILMANMYLLVPPILNPIIYGVRTKQIRDRVLRLFTHKVT, encoded by the exons atggtttttgcaaagggaaatcatgcctcac acccctccaccttcatcctgctgggtATTCCTGGGCTGGAAGCAGCCCATgcctggatctccatccccttctgcaccatTTACGTCATAGCTGTCTTGGGGAACTTCACCATCCTGTTCATCGTGAAGAGGGAGCCGAGCCTCCATGGGCCCATGttctatttcctctgcatgctggctgTCACCGACCTGGTTCTGTCCACATCCACCCTGCctaaaatgctgagcatcttctggttcaattccagggagattgatttcagtgcctgcctcacccagatgtacttCATTCACTGCTTCTCAGTGGTGGGGTCTGGGATCTTTGTGGCCATGGCTTTGgatcgctacgtggccatctgccatcccctgagacattccaGCATCCTGACAAACACTGTGGTGGCTAAGATTGGCCTGGCCGTGCTGCTGCGTGGTTGCATACTCATACTGCCCTATCCCTTCATGGCCAGACagtggccatattgcagaaccaacatTGTCCCCCACACGTACTGTGAGCACATAGCCGTGGTGAAACTGGCCTGCACTGACATCCATGTCAGTAGTTACTATGGCCTCTCTATGGCATTCTTGTTGACAGGTCTGGATGTGTTTTTTATCACCTTGTCCTATAcccagatcctcagggccatcttcagcctCTCCAGAAAGGACGCCCGACTCAAGACTTTTGGGACCTGTGGCTCCCACCTCTGTGTCATCTTAGCCTCTTACATCCCagctctcttctccttcctcacGCACCGGTTTGGCCACAATGTGCCCCTGTATTTCCACATTCTCATGGCCAATATGTACCTTCTGGTGCCCCCCATTCTAAACCCCATCATCTACGGGGTGAGGACCAAACAGATCCGGGACAGGGTTCTAAGGCTCTTTACTCATAAAGTAACCTAA
- the LOC140911843 gene encoding olfactory receptor 52R1-like isoform X1: MQEIPFCLRVEHLLHYSMSDSNKTDFTNPSTFILLGIPGLEAAHAWISIPFCTIYVIAVLGNFTILFIVKREPSLHGPMFYFLCMLAVTDLVLSTSTLPKMLSIFWFNSREIDFSACLTQMYFIHCFSVVGSGIFVAMALDRYVAICHPLRHSSILTNTVVAKIGLAVLLRGCILILPYPFMARQWPYCRTNIVPHTYCEHIAVVKLACTDIHVSSYYGLSMAFLLTGLDVFFITLSYTQILRAIFSLSRKDARLKTFGTCGSHLCVILASYIPALFSFLTHRFGHNVPLYFHILMANMYLLVPPILNPIIYGVRTKQIRDRVLRLFTHKVT, translated from the coding sequence ATGCAGGAGATACCGTTCTGCCTCAGAGTTGAACACCTTCTCCATTAttccatgtcagattccaacaAAACCGAtttcaccaacccctccaccttcatcctgctgggtATTCCTGGGCTGGAAGCAGCCCATgcctggatctccatccccttctgcaccatTTACGTCATAGCTGTCTTGGGGAACTTCACCATCCTGTTCATCGTGAAGAGGGAGCCGAGCCTCCATGGGCCCATGttctatttcctctgcatgctggctgTCACCGACCTGGTTCTGTCCACATCCACCCTGCctaaaatgctgagcatcttctggttcaattccagggagattgatttcagtgcctgcctcacccagatgtacttCATTCACTGCTTCTCAGTGGTGGGGTCTGGGATCTTTGTGGCCATGGCTTTGgatcgctacgtggccatctgccatcccctgagacattccaGCATCCTGACAAACACTGTGGTGGCTAAGATTGGCCTGGCCGTGCTGCTGCGTGGTTGCATACTCATACTGCCCTATCCCTTCATGGCCAGACagtggccatattgcagaaccaacatTGTCCCCCACACGTACTGTGAGCACATAGCCGTGGTGAAACTGGCCTGCACTGACATCCATGTCAGTAGTTACTATGGCCTCTCTATGGCATTCTTGTTGACAGGTCTGGATGTGTTTTTTATCACCTTGTCCTATAcccagatcctcagggccatcttcagcctCTCCAGAAAGGACGCCCGACTCAAGACTTTTGGGACCTGTGGCTCCCACCTCTGTGTCATCTTAGCCTCTTACATCCCagctctcttctccttcctcacGCACCGGTTTGGCCACAATGTGCCCCTGTATTTCCACATTCTCATGGCCAATATGTACCTTCTGGTGCCCCCCATTCTAAACCCCATCATCTACGGGGTGAGGACCAAACAGATCCGGGACAGGGTTCTAAGGCTCTTTACTCATAAAGTAACCTAA